The Pseudomonadota bacterium genome window below encodes:
- a CDS encoding TIGR00730 family Rossman fold protein has protein sequence MKKTWPGNGSIDERQQYRLDSFSVGDSWRLFRILSEFVDGFDALSSINRPAVSIFGSARTSADNPYYKLATTVAEGLAEAGYAVITGGGPGIMQAANKGAAAKNGISIGLNINLPFEQEPNPYANLPLDFKYFFVRKVMFIKYAMAFICMPGGFGTLDELFEAITLMQTKRIKGFPIILVGTEFWSGLIEWIKEKMLSAGSIDQEDLLIFSLMDDPDEIVNYIRKTVIL, from the coding sequence ATGAAGAAAACATGGCCTGGAAACGGCTCTATTGATGAAAGGCAACAATACCGGCTGGATAGCTTCTCTGTCGGGGATTCCTGGCGACTTTTCCGGATTCTGTCCGAGTTTGTTGACGGTTTTGATGCGTTGTCGAGTATTAACCGACCGGCAGTATCCATATTCGGCTCGGCTCGGACTTCTGCGGATAATCCGTATTATAAGCTTGCAACAACGGTTGCCGAAGGCTTGGCCGAGGCGGGGTATGCGGTAATAACCGGGGGGGGGCCCGGGATAATGCAGGCCGCCAACAAAGGAGCCGCCGCCAAAAACGGCATCTCCATCGGCCTCAATATAAATCTGCCCTTTGAGCAGGAGCCGAATCCTTATGCCAATCTCCCCCTTGATTTCAAATACTTTTTTGTTCGGAAGGTAATGTTCATCAAATATGCCATGGCTTTTATCTGCATGCCCGGCGGATTCGGCACCCTGGATGAACTTTTTGAGGCGATCACCCTTATGCAGACCAAGCGGATCAAGGGGTTTCCGATAATTCTGGTGGGTACCGAATTCTGGTCGGGTCTGATCGAATGGATCAAGGAAAAGATGCTCAGCGCGGGAAGTATCGACCAGGAGGATCTGTTGATATTTTCTCTCATGGATGATCCGGATGAAATTGTCAACTACATACGAAAAACGGTTATCCTGTAG
- the gspD gene encoding type II secretion system secretin GspD — MERMKFLLVTMLLVVFLSPGGVHAAEPAADEEMIFNFHDVDIRTIIKSVAKITGKNFILDPGVKGKVTIVSSQAMSADEVYGVFLSILQVHNFSAIEAGQIVKIIPHDQAKQDNSPIINEGETLESDKFITFLHRLEFVESDKLVPILRPLMNPKSYLAAHQDSNTIIISDNAANVKRLVEIITKIDQGKTAELEVVKLQHADARDVVSVVEGLDVKAQKGNAEAQQIRLIADERTNSILLSGAERLILRAKVLIAHLDTPVATEGDTQVVFLRYAQAKDLMPILSGMKTEQQGGQPNVKGAARGGRADVIIQADEATNSLIITAQQTAMKTLLSIVHKLDIRRPQVLIEAVVAEVTTGKTADLGVQWRSTAGTDGSGFIGGTDFTNPNPNNPGSGINSLAVNPLGLSGGFNLGFFNGTTTIFGTEILNLGGLISALSSDGDTNILSTPTLVTLDNQEAEIIVGENVPFATGSYTSTGNNNPQNPFTTYERKDVGVKLKIKPQINEGNTVRLELEQEVSKVIQSAASTGLQSTDTRSIKTTVIVEDGKILVLGGLISDDVQENVVKVPLLGDIPFIGALFRYSYSKHEKKNLMVFLRPVILKDEETSSRITFDRYDYMRRRQQEFQEDGVNLMPGEVVPVLPELEGSAHHTDDQLLEESGQNVDAQ, encoded by the coding sequence ATGGAACGGATGAAATTTTTATTGGTGACGATGCTATTGGTGGTTTTTTTGTCTCCCGGCGGCGTTCATGCTGCTGAACCTGCGGCTGATGAAGAAATGATCTTTAATTTTCATGACGTGGATATCCGAACGATAATCAAAAGCGTTGCAAAGATCACCGGAAAGAATTTCATCCTTGACCCGGGGGTCAAGGGTAAGGTGACCATTGTGTCCTCTCAGGCGATGTCGGCTGATGAAGTGTACGGTGTATTTCTTTCCATTCTTCAGGTCCATAATTTTTCAGCCATCGAGGCCGGTCAGATTGTCAAGATAATCCCCCACGACCAGGCAAAGCAGGATAATTCGCCAATCATCAACGAGGGCGAAACTCTTGAAAGTGATAAATTCATCACCTTTTTGCATCGGCTTGAATTTGTTGAGTCCGACAAGTTAGTGCCCATCCTCCGTCCATTGATGAATCCCAAGAGTTATCTTGCCGCCCACCAGGATAGCAATACCATCATCATTTCTGATAATGCGGCGAATGTTAAACGACTTGTTGAAATTATAACAAAAATCGACCAGGGCAAGACAGCGGAGCTCGAGGTCGTCAAGTTGCAGCATGCCGATGCCCGTGATGTTGTATCGGTTGTTGAAGGGCTTGACGTCAAGGCCCAGAAAGGAAATGCAGAGGCGCAACAGATTCGCCTCATAGCTGATGAGCGGACCAACAGCATTCTGTTGAGCGGTGCGGAAAGGCTTATTCTGCGGGCCAAGGTGTTGATTGCCCATCTGGATACGCCGGTTGCAACCGAGGGAGATACCCAGGTGGTATTTCTGCGTTATGCCCAGGCAAAAGACCTGATGCCGATCTTGAGCGGTATGAAAACCGAGCAGCAGGGGGGGCAGCCCAATGTCAAAGGCGCGGCAAGGGGAGGAAGGGCTGATGTTATCATTCAGGCTGATGAAGCGACAAATTCCTTGATAATAACCGCCCAGCAAACCGCGATGAAAACCCTTCTGTCTATTGTCCACAAACTTGATATCCGCAGACCGCAGGTGTTAATCGAGGCGGTGGTGGCGGAAGTCACCACGGGCAAAACCGCTGATCTTGGCGTTCAATGGCGTTCCACAGCAGGTACGGATGGCTCAGGGTTTATCGGCGGCACTGATTTTACAAACCCAAATCCCAATAACCCCGGTTCCGGAATTAATTCCCTTGCCGTCAACCCCCTTGGGCTTTCAGGGGGCTTCAACCTGGGATTTTTTAATGGCACCACCACTATTTTCGGCACTGAGATCCTTAATCTCGGGGGATTGATCAGCGCCTTGTCTTCCGACGGCGATACGAATATCCTTTCGACGCCGACCCTGGTGACCCTTGATAATCAGGAAGCGGAGATTATTGTCGGCGAGAACGTTCCTTTTGCCACCGGGAGTTATACCTCCACCGGCAACAATAATCCCCAGAATCCTTTTACCACCTATGAGCGCAAGGATGTCGGGGTGAAACTCAAAATCAAACCGCAGATCAACGAGGGGAATACCGTCCGCCTTGAGCTTGAGCAGGAAGTTTCAAAGGTTATTCAGAGCGCCGCATCCACCGGCCTGCAGAGCACTGATACCCGCTCGATCAAAACAACGGTGATTGTAGAAGACGGTAAGATTCTGGTATTGGGGGGCCTGATCAGTGATGATGTTCAGGAAAATGTTGTCAAGGTGCCATTGCTGGGAGATATCCCGTTTATCGGCGCCCTGTTCCGCTATTCCTATTCAAAGCATGAAAAAAAGAATCTCATGGTTTTTTTGCGGCCGGTGATCTTGAAGGATGAGGAAACCAGCAGTCGAATCACCTTTGACAGATACGATTATATGAGACGCCGCCAGCAGGAGTTCCAGGAAGACGGTGTCAACTTAATGCCCGGGGAGGTTGTGCCGGTGCTTCCTGAGCTTGAAGGATCAGCACATCATACCGATGATCAGTTGCTTGAGGAATCAGGACAGAATGTCGATGCCCAGTGA
- the gspE gene encoding type II secretion system ATPase GspE, producing MSMPSENVHFAAQLPFSFARRNGVVVSGEKDGRVTVVCREKINSLPVIEIRRRLNRPLDLQVVSVDAFEALLQRVYESGSSDTMQIADDLGEDIDLHSIAQQLSEPEDLLESEDDAPIIRLINGLLTEAVKENASDIHVEPFENRLRIRFRVDGVLREILQPSKVLAPLIVSRIKVMARLDIAEKRLPQDGRISLRIAGRPVDVRVSTIPGGHGERVVLRLLDKQAGRLDLGQLGMAAETMSRMDVIIHRPNGIILVTGPTGSGKTTTLYAAVTRLNDKSRNIMTVEDPIEYYLDGIGQTQVSTKVNMTFARGLRAILRQDPDVVMIGEIRDLETAEIAVQASLTGHLVFSTLHTNTAVGAVTRLRDMGVEPFLLSSTLVGILAQRLVRLLCRDCRVPYQPTASECMALGFAKEAPPEIFKTAGCDHCNNQGYSGRTGIYELVQVDDTLRQMIHAGAGEHEMEAYARTKTGSIRGDGLRRILDGDTSIEEVVRVTREDFREE from the coding sequence ATGTCGATGCCCAGTGAAAATGTTCATTTTGCCGCACAATTGCCTTTTTCTTTTGCCAGGCGCAATGGAGTGGTTGTGTCCGGGGAAAAAGACGGAAGGGTAACCGTGGTTTGTCGGGAAAAAATAAATTCCTTGCCGGTGATTGAAATCAGGCGGCGATTGAACCGGCCTCTTGATCTTCAGGTGGTGAGCGTCGACGCCTTTGAGGCACTCCTGCAGCGGGTGTATGAGAGCGGTTCCAGCGATACCATGCAGATCGCCGATGATCTTGGCGAAGATATTGATCTGCACAGCATTGCCCAGCAGTTGTCCGAACCCGAAGACCTCCTTGAAAGCGAAGACGATGCGCCGATAATCCGACTTATTAATGGTCTGCTTACCGAAGCGGTGAAAGAAAACGCCTCGGATATTCACGTTGAACCCTTTGAAAATCGTCTGAGAATCAGGTTTCGGGTTGATGGGGTTTTACGCGAAATTCTCCAACCTTCAAAGGTATTGGCGCCTTTGATTGTTTCGCGGATCAAGGTTATGGCGCGGTTGGATATTGCTGAGAAGCGTCTTCCCCAGGATGGACGGATCTCTTTGCGGATTGCCGGCCGACCGGTTGATGTGCGGGTGTCGACAATTCCCGGCGGCCATGGGGAGCGGGTCGTGTTGCGGCTTCTGGATAAACAGGCCGGACGCCTGGATCTGGGTCAGCTTGGCATGGCGGCGGAAACCATGTCGCGCATGGATGTGATTATCCACAGGCCTAACGGAATTATTCTGGTAACCGGGCCAACCGGCTCCGGAAAAACAACGACATTGTATGCGGCTGTGACCCGGTTGAATGACAAAAGCCGCAATATCATGACCGTTGAGGATCCCATCGAATATTATCTTGACGGCATCGGTCAGACTCAGGTGAGCACCAAAGTTAATATGACCTTTGCCCGTGGCTTGCGGGCCATTCTTCGTCAGGATCCGGATGTGGTGATGATCGGCGAGATCCGCGATCTTGAAACTGCGGAGATCGCCGTGCAGGCAAGCTTGACCGGGCATCTTGTTTTTTCCACACTTCATACCAATACAGCGGTGGGGGCGGTGACCCGTCTCAGAGATATGGGGGTTGAGCCCTTCCTTCTTTCATCCACCCTGGTGGGTATTCTTGCTCAGAGACTTGTGCGGCTTCTCTGCCGGGATTGCCGGGTGCCCTATCAACCGACGGCCAGTGAATGTATGGCCCTGGGTTTTGCAAAGGAAGCGCCGCCGGAAATTTTTAAGACGGCTGGTTGTGATCACTGCAATAATCAGGGATACAGCGGGCGTACGGGAATCTATGAACTGGTTCAAGTGGATGACACCCTCCGGCAGATGATTCATGCCGGGGCAGGGGAGCATGAAATGGAGGCTTATGCACGAACCAAGACGGGGAGTATTCGGGGGGACGGCCTGCGCCGGATACTTGATGGTGATACGAGCATTGAGGAAGTAGTCAGGGTAACTCGTGAGGATTTTCGTGAAGAATAG